The Kosakonia sacchari SP1 genome includes a window with the following:
- the ftrA gene encoding transcriptional regulator FtrA translates to MPDNTRIMTTSRHAPARHRVVALAYDGLCTFEFGVATEIFGLPRPELGDNWYSFTVAAVDEGELRATGGIRVMAEGGLELLENADTIVVPGWRGAQTPVPTALCSALYQAWQRGCRVISICSGVFVLAAAGLLNGRKATTHWRYTDTLREAYPAIIVLDDALYYDEGNVMTSAGSAAGIDLCLHVVREDFGIEVANNVARRLVVQPHRDGSQTQQLQRPVARTRESRQLGQLFDFLHQHLAGSHTVTSLAKQTGMSPRTFLRRFEESTGTTPARWILQERLRRAEDLLIHSRMSIELIAGHSGFATAASLRHHFQQQRGISPAAYRKKFSAAAK, encoded by the coding sequence ATGCCAGATAACACCAGGATAATGACAACTTCACGACATGCTCCGGCCCGCCACCGCGTGGTCGCGCTGGCCTATGATGGGCTGTGCACCTTTGAATTTGGCGTCGCTACTGAAATTTTCGGTTTGCCGCGCCCCGAACTTGGCGATAACTGGTACTCATTTACCGTTGCCGCCGTGGATGAGGGGGAACTACGGGCGACGGGCGGTATTCGCGTGATGGCGGAAGGCGGGCTAGAGCTACTCGAAAACGCGGACACCATTGTGGTTCCCGGCTGGCGCGGCGCGCAAACGCCCGTACCGACCGCATTATGCAGTGCGCTGTATCAAGCCTGGCAGCGTGGCTGCCGAGTGATATCTATCTGTTCCGGCGTATTTGTACTGGCCGCGGCCGGTTTACTCAATGGCCGTAAAGCCACCACCCACTGGCGCTATACGGATACGCTGCGGGAGGCCTATCCGGCGATTATCGTGCTGGATGACGCACTCTATTACGATGAAGGAAATGTGATGACCTCGGCGGGCAGCGCGGCGGGGATCGATTTGTGCCTGCACGTCGTGCGCGAGGACTTTGGTATTGAGGTCGCTAATAATGTCGCCCGGCGGCTGGTGGTGCAGCCGCACCGGGATGGCTCTCAAACTCAGCAACTTCAACGCCCGGTAGCCCGCACGCGTGAAAGTCGCCAACTGGGACAGTTGTTCGATTTCCTTCATCAACACTTAGCCGGCAGCCACACAGTCACGTCACTGGCGAAACAAACTGGCATGAGCCCGCGTACGTTTTTGCGCCGTTTCGAAGAATCGACCGGAACCACACCGGCTCGCTGGATTTTGCAGGAGCGTTTACGTCGGGCCGAGGATTTACTGATTCATTCACGAATGAGCATTGAGCTGATTGCCGGGCACAGTGGATTCGCTACTGCGGCTTCACTGCGCCACCATTTTCAACAGCAGCGTGGAATATCTCCTGCGGCATACCGCAAAAAATTTAGCGCTGCGGCGAAATAA
- the mgtS gene encoding protein MgtS yields the protein MANMHVFIAVLGIIVFSGFLAAYFSHKWDD from the coding sequence ATGGCAAATATGCATGTTTTTATCGCAGTACTGGGCATTATTGTTTTTTCCGGGTTCCTTGCTGCTTATTTCAGCCACAAATGGGATGACTGA
- the dcp gene encoding peptidyl-dipeptidase Dcp: protein MSVTNPFFSASTLPYQAPPFDVINQEHYRPAFDEGVRQKRAEIAAITQDPAPADFDNTLLALERSGALLTYVTSVFFAMTSAHTNDFLQQLDEAFSTELAELANDIYLDDTLFARVEAVWKRRDTLSLDAESLRLVENTYQRFMLAGATLSAQDKATLKALNTESATLTSQFNQRLLAADKAGGLVVDYAHQLDGLSAEEIAIAAEAAKAKGLENRWLLSLLNTTQQPALAALRDRQTRENLFNASWLRTQKGDANDTRAIVLRLVQLRATQAKLLGFADFASWKIADQMAATPQAALDFMRNIAPAARARAERELADIQQVIDTQQGGFTAQVWDWAFYAEQVRLAKYSLDESQIKPYFALNTVLTEGVFWTASELFGLRFTERFDIPVYHPDVRVWEIFDADGAGLALFYGDYFARDSKSGGAWMGNFVEQSTLNGTQPVIYNVCNYQKPAAGQTALLSWDDVITLFHEFGHTLHGLFASQRYASLSGTNTPRDFVEFPSQINEHWASQPQVFTRYARHYQSGEPMPEVLREKMLRATQFNKGYDMTELLSAALLDMNWHALADGENVSDVESFEAQALRKEHLDLAAVPPRYRSSYFAHIFGGGYAAGYYAYLWTQMLADDGYQWFVEQGGLTRENGQKFREAILSRGNSEDLAALYRQWRGHDPAIEPMLKNRGLSE from the coding sequence ATGTCGGTCACGAATCCTTTCTTTTCTGCCAGCACACTGCCTTACCAGGCGCCGCCGTTTGATGTCATTAATCAGGAGCATTACCGCCCGGCGTTTGATGAAGGAGTACGGCAAAAACGCGCTGAAATCGCCGCTATTACGCAGGATCCTGCGCCAGCGGATTTCGACAACACCTTGTTGGCTCTGGAGCGTAGCGGCGCGCTGCTCACCTATGTCACCAGTGTCTTTTTTGCCATGACATCGGCCCATACCAATGACTTTTTACAACAGCTGGATGAGGCGTTTTCAACTGAACTGGCAGAGCTGGCGAACGATATTTACCTCGACGATACCCTGTTTGCCCGCGTGGAAGCGGTATGGAAGCGGCGCGACACGCTGTCTCTGGATGCCGAATCCTTGCGTCTGGTGGAAAACACCTATCAGCGTTTTATGCTGGCGGGCGCGACGCTGAGTGCGCAGGACAAAGCGACGCTGAAAGCGCTGAACACCGAATCAGCCACTTTGACGAGCCAGTTTAACCAGCGTCTGCTGGCGGCGGATAAAGCCGGTGGGCTGGTGGTGGATTATGCCCATCAGCTTGATGGTTTGAGTGCAGAAGAGATTGCCATTGCTGCCGAGGCAGCAAAAGCCAAAGGGCTGGAAAACCGCTGGTTGTTATCGCTGTTGAATACCACCCAGCAACCGGCGCTGGCGGCGCTGCGCGATCGCCAGACGCGTGAAAATCTGTTTAACGCGAGCTGGTTGCGCACGCAAAAAGGGGATGCCAACGACACTCGCGCTATTGTGTTACGCCTTGTGCAGTTACGCGCGACGCAAGCGAAACTTCTCGGATTTGCCGATTTTGCCAGCTGGAAGATTGCCGATCAGATGGCGGCAACGCCGCAGGCGGCGCTGGATTTCATGCGTAATATCGCGCCCGCCGCGCGTGCCCGTGCCGAGCGAGAGCTGGCCGATATCCAGCAGGTTATCGATACGCAGCAGGGCGGTTTTACCGCGCAGGTCTGGGACTGGGCTTTTTATGCCGAGCAGGTGCGTCTGGCGAAATATTCGCTGGATGAATCACAAATCAAACCGTATTTTGCGCTCAATACCGTGCTTACCGAGGGCGTTTTTTGGACCGCGAGTGAGCTGTTTGGTCTTCGTTTTACTGAACGGTTTGATATTCCTGTCTATCACCCGGATGTTCGCGTATGGGAAATTTTTGACGCGGATGGTGCTGGATTAGCGCTGTTCTACGGTGATTATTTCGCCCGCGACTCAAAAAGCGGTGGTGCATGGATGGGCAATTTTGTCGAACAGTCAACGCTCAATGGCACACAACCGGTGATTTACAACGTCTGTAATTACCAGAAACCCGCAGCCGGACAGACGGCGTTGCTTTCGTGGGATGACGTCATTACGCTGTTCCATGAATTTGGTCACACCCTGCACGGGCTGTTCGCCAGCCAGCGATACGCCAGCCTCTCCGGCACCAATACGCCGCGTGATTTTGTCGAGTTCCCGTCGCAAATCAATGAACACTGGGCCAGCCAGCCGCAGGTGTTTACCCGCTATGCGCGCCATTACCAAAGCGGTGAACCGATGCCGGAGGTACTGCGCGAGAAGATGTTGCGCGCCACACAGTTTAATAAAGGTTACGACATGACCGAACTGTTGAGCGCAGCGCTGCTGGATATGAACTGGCATGCGCTGGCGGACGGCGAGAACGTAAGCGATGTGGAGAGTTTTGAGGCGCAAGCGCTGCGCAAAGAGCATCTCGATTTGGCAGCGGTTCCGCCGCGGTATCGCAGCAGCTATTTTGCCCATATTTTCGGCGGCGGTTATGCGGCTGGTTATTACGCTTATCTGTGGACGCAAATGCTGGCGGACGATGGTTACCAGTGGTTTGTGGAGCAGGGCGGATTAACGCGTGAAAACGGGCAGAAGTTCCGTGAGGCAATTTTATCCCGTGGCAACAGCGAAGATTTGGCTGCGCTTTATCGCCAGTGGCGCGGTCACGATCCTGCGATCGAACCGATGCTGAAAAACCGGGGATTGAGTGAATAG
- the ydfG gene encoding bifunctional NADP-dependent 3-hydroxy acid dehydrogenase/3-hydroxypropionate dehydrogenase YdfG: MIILVTGATAGFGEGITRRFIQNGHKVIATGRRQERLQELKDELGDNLYTAQLDVRNRAAIEEFISALPTAWREIDVLVNNAGLALGLEPAHKANVDDWETMIDTNNKGLVYMTRAVLPGMVERNRGHIINIGSTAGSWPYAGGNVYGASKAFVRQFSLNLRTDLSGTAVRVTNIEPGLVGGTEFSNVRFKGDDAKAGKTYENTTALTPEDVTEAVWWVATLPKHVNINTLEMMPVSQTYAGLSVHREG; this comes from the coding sequence ATGATTATTCTGGTTACCGGGGCAACCGCGGGTTTTGGCGAAGGTATTACCCGCCGTTTTATTCAGAACGGCCATAAAGTGATTGCCACAGGCCGCCGTCAGGAACGTTTGCAGGAACTGAAGGACGAACTGGGCGATAACCTCTATACCGCACAACTGGACGTGCGCAACCGCGCGGCGATTGAAGAGTTTATCTCTGCCCTGCCTACCGCATGGCGCGAAATTGATGTATTGGTTAACAACGCAGGTCTGGCGTTGGGTCTGGAGCCGGCACATAAAGCGAATGTCGATGACTGGGAAACCATGATCGACACCAATAATAAAGGTCTGGTGTATATGACGCGCGCGGTGCTGCCGGGCATGGTTGAGCGTAATCGCGGCCACATCATCAATATCGGTTCCACCGCCGGTAGCTGGCCTTATGCAGGCGGCAACGTCTACGGCGCGAGCAAAGCCTTTGTGCGACAATTCAGCCTCAACTTACGTACCGATCTCAGCGGCACCGCCGTGCGCGTGACCAATATCGAGCCGGGTCTGGTGGGCGGCACGGAGTTTTCAAATGTGCGCTTTAAAGGCGACGACGCGAAAGCCGGGAAAACTTACGAGAACACTACTGCGCTGACGCCGGAAGACGTTACCGAAGCGGTGTGGTGGGTCGCCACGTTGCCGAAGCATGTCAATATCAACACCCTCGAAATGATGCCGGTCAGCCAGACATATGCCGGTCTTAGCGTGCATCGCGAAGGGTAA